Proteins encoded by one window of Muntiacus reevesi chromosome 6, mMunRee1.1, whole genome shotgun sequence:
- the TAS2R38 gene encoding taste receptor type 2 member 38 — MVTLTHIGSVPSEVRNAFLFFSVLQFAVGILVNAFIFLVNFRDLVRRQPLSHCDLVLLSLSLTRLVLHGLLLLKAIQLTHFQRLKDPLSFSYQTIIVLWMIVNQAGLWFATCLSLLYCSKIVRFSHAFLLRAASWISRKIPQMLLSSMVLSCVCTLLCLWDFFSGSHFSVVTRLLTNNSTELNLNIAKLGFFHSFLFCSLASIPSFSLFLVSSGVLVFSLGRHVRMMRAKTGGSRDPSLEAHTRALRSLVSFFCLYVLSLCAALFSMPLLTLWHSKAGVMVCVGIMAACPSGHAVILISGNAKLRRAVDTILLWAQSSLRVRVDHKTDPRMSDLC, encoded by the coding sequence ATGGTGACTCTGACTCACATTGGATCTGTGCCCTCCGAAGTCAGGAatgcatttctgttcttttcagtCCTGCAGTTTGCAGTAGGGATCCTGGTCAATGCCTTCATTTTCTTGGTGAATTTCCGGGACCTGGTGAGGAGGCAGCCACTGAGCCACTGTGATCTCGTCCTGTTGAGTCTCAGCCTCACCCGGCTTGTCCTGCACGGGCTGCTCCTTCTGAAGGCCATCCAGCTTACTCATTTCCAGCGGCTAAAAGACCCACTGAGCTTCAGCTACCAGACCATCATCGTACTCTGGATGATCGTCAACCAAGCCGGCCTCTGGTTCGCCACGTGCCTTAGTCTCCTCTACTGCTCCAAGATTGTCCGTTTCTCTCACGCCTTCCTGCTCCGTGCGGCAAGCTGGATCtccagaaagatcccccagaTGCTTCTGAGTTCTATGGTTCTCTCCTGTGTCTGCACTCTCCTCTGCTTATGGGACTTTTTTAGTGGATCTCATTTCTCAGTTGTAACTAGGCTACTCACGAATAACAGTACTGAACTCAATTTGAACATTGCAAAACTCGgtttctttcattccttcctcTTCTGCAGCCTGGCGTCCATCCCTTCTTTCTCGCTTTTCCTGGTTTCCTCTGGGGTGCTGGTGTTCTCCCTGGGGAGGCACGTGAGGATGATGAGGGCCAAAACCGGAGGCTCTCGGGACCCCAGCCTGGAGGCTCATACCCGGGCGCTCAGGTCTCTCGTCTCTTTCTTCTGCCTGTATGTGCTGTCACTCTGCGCCGCCTTATTCTCGATGCCGTTGCTGACGCTGTGGCACAGCAAGGCCGGGGTGATGGTCTGCGTGGGGATAATGGCAGCCTGTCCCTCGGGACATGCAGTCATCCTGATCTCAGGGAATGCCAAGCTGAGGAGGGCTGTGGACACCATTCTGCTTTGGGCTCAGAGCAGCCTCAGGGTAAGGGTGGACCACAAGACAGATCCCAGGATGTCAGATCTGTGTTGA